One window of the Prinia subflava isolate CZ2003 ecotype Zambia chromosome 1, Cam_Psub_1.2, whole genome shotgun sequence genome contains the following:
- the LRATD2 gene encoding protein LRATD2, with translation MGNQVEKLTHLNYKEVPTADPTGMDRDEGPRIGVSYIFSNDDDELEQQQDSVHDLGGENPALQPYDPQLHEVECSVYYRDECIYQKSFSEEDTQLEEGDEGGGGHLSTYTPENLLNRCKPGDLVEFVCQAQYPHWVVYVGDFQVVHLHRLEVVNSFLTDASQGRRGRIANQLYRYKPLSPAAVVRNALEQVGCKDRDLSWRNSECFAAWCRYGKREFKIGGELRIGKQPYRLQIRLGDKRSHTLEFQSLEDLIMEKRRNDQIGRAAVIQELSSHLQAAEEEEDEEEDHHHPGAQTAVE, from the coding sequence ATGGGGAACCAGGTGGAGAAGCTGACCCATCTCAACTACAAGGAAGTTCCCACGGCCGACCCGACAGGTATGGACAGAGATGAAGGGCCCAGGATCGGGGTCTCCTACATCTTTTCGAATGACGATGatgagctggagcagcagcaggattcGGTGCATGACCTGGGGGGTGAGaaccctgccctgcagccctaCGATCCCCAGCTGCACGAGGTGGAGTGCTCAGTCTATTACCGGGATGAGTGTATTTACCAGAAGAGCTTTTCAGAGGAGGACACGCAGCTAGAGGAGGGTGATGAAGGCGGTGGGGGGCATCTGAGCACCTACACCCCGGAGAACCTGCTGAATAGGTGTAAACCGGGTGACCTGGTGGAGTTTGTGTGCCAAGCCCAGTATCCGCACTGGGTGGTCTATGTCGGGGACTTCCAAGTTGTGCACCTGCATCGGCTGGAGGTGGTGAACAGCTTCCTCACCGATGCCAGCCAGGGCAGGCGGGGCCGCATTGCCAACCAGCTGTACCGCTACAAACCGCTCAGCCCGGCCGCCGTGGTGCGCAATGCCCTGGAGCAGGTGGGCTGCAAGGATCGGGACCTGAGCTGGAGAAACTCGGAGTGTTTTGCTGCCTGGTGCCGATACGGCAAGCGAGAGTTTAAAATCGGCGGGGAGCTGCGCATAGGCAAGCAGCCCTACCGATTGCAGATCCGGCTGGGTGACAAGCGCAGCCACACGCTGGAGTTTCAGAGCCTGGAGGATCTGATcatggagaagaggagaaatgaCCAGATTGGTAGGGCTGCTGTGATCCAGGAGCTCTCCAGCcacctgcaggctgcagaggaggaggaagacgaGGAGGAAGACCATCATCATCCAGGTGCTCAGACTGCTGTGGAGTAG